A genomic segment from Lignipirellula cremea encodes:
- a CDS encoding DUF481 domain-containing protein: MKHSRKILLGAIALLWLAAGVQAQEMPMGNDEIYLLPPLEMLEPPPPEPDAEPEPKPSSAEPAAETIAVEEIGPAPPTYWFYQIWDPWEGSFQLGLDGTEGNTQTFNLQTGFKAKYDDATQTDTFEITHVDKSRDGVQTALNTLIDGRMEWKMPKSPFTVYGHTFIEIDAFKDFDERVSADAGLGYRFLELPDHKLTARLGLSASREIGGPNNAVTPEMIAGAEWSYKPNKRQKFSAKVDYFPAIENFSDFRMNTRAEWETVLSQEWGLSMKLSMIDRYDSTPGTSKPNDINYAALMMLGF; encoded by the coding sequence ATGAAGCATTCTCGCAAAATCCTGCTCGGCGCTATCGCCCTGCTGTGGCTGGCTGCAGGCGTCCAGGCACAGGAGATGCCGATGGGCAACGACGAAATCTATCTTCTGCCGCCGCTGGAGATGCTGGAGCCTCCGCCGCCGGAACCGGATGCAGAACCAGAACCAAAGCCGTCCTCCGCTGAACCGGCGGCCGAAACAATCGCTGTGGAAGAAATCGGTCCGGCGCCCCCCACTTACTGGTTCTATCAAATCTGGGATCCCTGGGAGGGCTCGTTCCAACTGGGCCTCGACGGCACCGAAGGTAACACCCAGACTTTTAACCTGCAGACGGGTTTCAAAGCCAAATACGACGACGCGACACAGACCGATACCTTTGAAATCACCCACGTCGACAAATCACGCGACGGCGTACAGACGGCGCTCAACACGCTGATCGACGGGCGAATGGAATGGAAGATGCCCAAATCGCCGTTTACGGTGTACGGCCACACGTTTATCGAAATTGACGCCTTCAAGGACTTCGACGAACGGGTCTCTGCCGACGCGGGTCTTGGTTATCGCTTTCTGGAACTGCCTGACCACAAGCTGACGGCCCGTTTGGGTTTGTCGGCCTCGCGAGAGATCGGGGGTCCCAATAACGCGGTCACGCCTGAAATGATCGCCGGAGCCGAATGGAGCTACAAGCCGAACAAGCGCCAGAAATTTTCAGCCAAAGTTGACTACTTCCCGGCGATCGAGAACTTTTCTGACTTTCGCATGAACACGCGGGCCGAATGGGAAACCGTCCTGTCGCAAGAGTGGGGGCTGAGTATGAAACTGAGCATGATCGACCGCTACGACAGCACCCCTGGCACCTCCAAGCCGAACGACATCAACTATGCGGCTCTGATGATGCTGGGCTTTTAA
- a CDS encoding formate/nitrite transporter family protein, with the protein MSDLTRPEKTGKEEEEPKKPSTEILRNEIREGLGALEGSAIGLAISGISAGLDIGFGPFLMAVVRTKLTGEFSEPILALIGANLYAVGFLFVVLGRSELFTEQTTLAVLPVLGGHSRPRALVRLWAIVLAANLAGGAIFAAILVLVGPALGIIDPVALGQIAEPLLGHPWWVTILSAVLAGWLMGLLSWLVAASRDTISQIVIVWLITTAIGIGHLHHVVAGSVQLFGAYFAGQNVALGELGLVLLWSTIGNILGGAFFVGVIKFGHTTYGKRPTQHNLEARVPKEEED; encoded by the coding sequence TTGAGTGATTTGACACGCCCCGAAAAAACCGGGAAAGAGGAAGAGGAACCGAAAAAGCCATCGACAGAGATCCTGCGAAACGAAATCCGCGAGGGGCTCGGCGCGCTGGAGGGATCCGCGATTGGACTGGCCATTTCAGGGATTTCGGCCGGTCTGGATATTGGCTTCGGTCCGTTCCTCATGGCCGTGGTGCGGACCAAATTGACGGGGGAATTCTCGGAACCCATCCTGGCGCTGATCGGAGCCAACCTGTATGCCGTGGGTTTTCTGTTTGTTGTATTGGGACGGTCGGAGCTGTTTACTGAGCAGACCACGCTGGCGGTTCTACCGGTGCTGGGCGGTCATTCCCGCCCTCGTGCTCTGGTCCGATTGTGGGCGATTGTGCTGGCCGCCAACCTGGCGGGCGGAGCGATTTTCGCCGCGATCCTGGTGCTGGTCGGCCCGGCGCTTGGCATTATCGACCCGGTCGCCCTGGGACAGATCGCTGAGCCGCTGCTGGGCCATCCCTGGTGGGTTACCATTTTGAGTGCGGTGCTGGCCGGCTGGCTGATGGGGCTGCTTTCCTGGCTGGTCGCCGCCAGCCGGGATACGATCAGCCAGATCGTGATTGTGTGGCTGATCACCACCGCGATCGGCATTGGCCACCTGCATCATGTGGTGGCGGGCAGCGTGCAGCTTTTTGGGGCGTACTTTGCCGGCCAGAACGTGGCCCTGGGCGAACTGGGGCTGGTGCTGCTCTGGTCGACGATCGGGAATATCCTGGGCGGCGCCTTTTTTGTCGGCGTGATCAAATTCGGCCACACGACGTATGGCAAGCGCCCGACGCAGCACAATCTGGAAGCCCGCGTCCCCAAAGAAGAAGAGGACTAA
- a CDS encoding DUF4332 domain-containing protein: protein MADDYTSLCYRIVHSNSCRSTHHKLALDALVQIRGRMAERWRNLFLKHYEAFLEGAKAPDSKFQDFRNHVLHVNDDDWGGAVEAAQMWYERLLDLLRRSEWEEAAYAAGVLSHYYTDVIQPLHTAQSEIENQIHRAFEWSVFKSYDALLEMIETKVGYPDLEAPETTNWLAQMIRQGAVKANGKYAYVVDHFQLGPSIKDPPAGLDRDLSRVVAELLAYATIGFSRILEKAFEESAVRPPRTIAVLTAVVATFKAPLHFIARKIHDVNEREIVEGIWNELQETGKVEETLPEDDRVVSKLYEREVLGRRPAYTPRQSPREAAAALNLDARNRTRPEPAATPSVAGSIDPRPAHTVAPRPKNRNTSGDSTPAPTDSPFAASGPVVSRSAAPEPRVEPTRSASAEPKTESRTESRSPSREEAREARAAARAEASAADAAEPRKSIFNLSRYVPKRSARSTEDRTDERSSPSTLSASGASAAASRSSSDRSTSDRSASDRSSGEPRFYLQRSDDVEQAPSIGVKTAKRLERIGVATVDDLLNLDPHTAARQLSVGHIDADTIRDWQHQALLVCRVPNLRGHDAQILVACGFTTPGETASADPEEVLLLSDEFVLTDAGQRVLRGGQQPDLDEVRNWIRWAGQARALQAA, encoded by the coding sequence ATGGCCGACGATTACACTTCGCTTTGTTATCGTATCGTTCACAGTAATTCGTGCCGCAGCACGCACCACAAACTTGCGCTCGATGCGCTGGTGCAGATTCGCGGGCGTATGGCCGAGCGCTGGCGCAATCTGTTTCTCAAACACTACGAGGCATTCCTCGAAGGCGCCAAAGCCCCCGACAGCAAGTTCCAGGACTTTCGCAACCATGTGCTGCATGTCAACGACGACGACTGGGGCGGCGCCGTGGAAGCCGCCCAGATGTGGTACGAACGCCTGCTGGACTTGCTGCGCCGCAGCGAGTGGGAAGAGGCCGCCTATGCGGCCGGCGTGCTGAGCCATTATTACACCGACGTCATCCAGCCGCTGCACACGGCCCAGTCGGAAATTGAAAACCAGATCCATCGCGCTTTTGAGTGGAGTGTTTTCAAATCGTACGACGCGCTGCTGGAAATGATTGAAACCAAGGTCGGCTATCCCGACCTGGAAGCTCCCGAAACGACCAACTGGCTCGCCCAGATGATTCGCCAGGGCGCCGTCAAAGCGAACGGCAAATACGCCTATGTGGTGGATCACTTCCAGCTGGGACCGTCGATCAAAGATCCGCCGGCCGGCCTGGATCGGGATCTCAGCCGGGTCGTCGCCGAACTGCTGGCCTACGCCACGATCGGCTTCTCCCGCATCCTGGAAAAAGCCTTCGAAGAGTCCGCCGTTCGCCCCCCGCGCACCATCGCCGTGTTGACGGCGGTGGTCGCCACGTTCAAAGCCCCGCTGCATTTCATCGCGCGGAAGATCCACGATGTCAACGAGCGCGAGATCGTCGAAGGCATCTGGAACGAACTCCAGGAAACGGGCAAAGTCGAAGAGACCCTGCCGGAAGACGACCGCGTGGTCTCCAAACTTTACGAGCGCGAAGTGCTGGGACGCCGGCCGGCCTACACCCCGCGACAATCGCCGCGTGAAGCGGCCGCCGCGCTGAATCTCGATGCTCGAAACCGCACCCGGCCCGAGCCTGCGGCGACGCCGTCGGTCGCTGGATCGATCGACCCGCGTCCCGCGCATACCGTCGCGCCCCGACCCAAAAACCGCAACACCTCCGGCGACTCCACCCCAGCGCCGACCGACTCGCCGTTTGCCGCTTCGGGCCCGGTCGTCTCCCGATCCGCCGCGCCGGAGCCCCGCGTCGAACCAACCCGTTCCGCCTCCGCGGAGCCCAAAACAGAATCGCGCACCGAGTCGCGTTCACCGTCTCGAGAAGAAGCCCGTGAAGCGCGAGCGGCCGCCAGGGCCGAGGCCAGCGCCGCGGATGCCGCCGAGCCCCGAAAATCGATCTTTAATCTGTCCCGATATGTGCCAAAACGGTCCGCCCGCTCGACCGAAGACCGAACCGACGAGCGATCGTCCCCGTCGACGTTGTCAGCCAGCGGCGCCTCGGCCGCAGCCTCCCGCTCCAGCAGTGATCGTTCTACCAGTGATCGTTCGGCCAGCGATCGCTCCAGCGGCGAACCGCGGTTCTACCTGCAGCGTTCCGACGATGTCGAACAGGCGCCTTCGATCGGCGTGAAAACGGCCAAACGGCTGGAACGGATCGGCGTGGCCACGGTCGACGACCTGCTGAATCTTGATCCCCATACGGCCGCCCGGCAATTGAGCGTGGGGCATATCGACGCCGATACGATCCGCGACTGGCAGCACCAGGCGCTGCTTGTTTGCCGGGTGCCGAACCTGCGCGGACATGATGCGCAGATCCTGGTTGCGTGCGGTTTCACCACGCCAGGCGAAACGGCGTCGGCTGATCCGGAAGAGGTGTTGCTGCTGTCAGACGAATTCGTGCTGACCGACGCCGGCCAGCGCGTGCTCCGCGGCGGCCAGCAGCCCGACCTGGACGAAGTCCGCAACTGGATCCGCTGGGCCGGGCAAGCCCGCGCTCTGCAGGCCGCGTAA
- a CDS encoding M3 family metallopeptidase produces the protein MSDNPLMRCEGLPRFDQILPEHVVPAVRAVLAEAEQTLERLEANPEPTWDGIMAPLEAIDLPFEYAWGPVNHLLGVKNSDALRSAHETVLPELVEFELRARQSRPLYEALEKLQASDAWSSLTAAQQRAVTLRLRDAQHSGVGLEGDAKARFNAIEGELSQLGADFSNHLLDATKAFSLLIEDPADTAGWPATLRRITAQSYNDHREESQPAATPENGPWRITLDMPCYIPFMEHSQNRGQREQLYRALKARAASGDWDNTPVLTRILELRREQAQLLGFANYAELSLDSKMAPDAAAVQQMSDELAEAAREHAKIDFEQIKALAAENGQTEPVMHWDVGYWAERRREKEFDFTDEQLRPYFPLPRVLEGLFSLTERLFGVTIAEASDNAPVWHADVRFYRVKNQAGEPVAAFYLDPYSRPAEKRGGAWMDNCLGRRRIAGGLRLPVVYLCCNGTPPVGDTPSLMSFGEVETLFHEFGHGLQGMLTTVDTAEVAGVNGIEWDAVEIASQFMENWCYHKPTLVGLTRHVETGEPLPDELFDKLCAARTFMAGSQFMRQLAMGVGDMRLHTEYDPTGEESPHDLFSRTLREYSVLAPLPDDRSLCSFGHLFAGGYAAGYYSYKWSEVLSADAFGAFEEAGLDNEQALAELGAHYRDTILAQGGSRPPMEVYQDFRGREPNTTALLRHNGLA, from the coding sequence ATGTCAGATAATCCCCTGATGCGTTGCGAAGGCTTGCCGCGGTTTGATCAGATACTTCCCGAGCATGTCGTGCCGGCGGTGAGGGCCGTGCTGGCCGAAGCGGAGCAAACGCTGGAGCGGCTGGAAGCGAATCCCGAGCCGACCTGGGACGGGATCATGGCCCCGCTGGAAGCGATCGACCTGCCGTTTGAATATGCCTGGGGGCCCGTCAACCATTTGCTGGGCGTGAAGAACTCCGACGCGCTGCGGTCGGCCCATGAGACCGTGCTGCCGGAGCTGGTCGAGTTTGAACTGCGGGCGCGCCAGAGCCGTCCGTTGTACGAGGCGCTGGAAAAGCTCCAGGCGAGCGACGCCTGGTCTTCCCTCACGGCCGCCCAGCAGCGTGCGGTCACGTTGCGGCTGCGGGACGCGCAGCACAGCGGCGTCGGGCTGGAAGGGGACGCCAAGGCCCGGTTCAATGCGATCGAAGGAGAGCTGTCCCAGTTGGGCGCCGATTTCTCCAACCACCTGCTCGACGCCACCAAGGCGTTCAGCCTGCTGATTGAAGATCCGGCCGATACGGCCGGCTGGCCCGCCACGTTAAGGCGCATCACGGCCCAGTCTTACAACGATCATCGCGAAGAGAGCCAGCCCGCCGCCACGCCGGAGAACGGCCCCTGGCGGATCACGCTCGACATGCCGTGCTACATTCCGTTCATGGAACACAGCCAGAACCGCGGGCAGCGCGAACAGTTGTACCGCGCTCTCAAGGCCCGGGCCGCTTCCGGCGACTGGGACAACACGCCGGTGCTGACCCGCATCCTGGAGCTGCGACGCGAACAGGCCCAGCTGCTGGGCTTTGCGAATTACGCCGAGCTGAGCCTGGATTCCAAAATGGCTCCCGATGCGGCCGCCGTCCAGCAAATGTCCGACGAGCTGGCCGAGGCGGCGCGGGAGCATGCGAAGATCGACTTTGAACAGATCAAGGCGCTCGCTGCGGAAAACGGACAGACCGAGCCCGTCATGCACTGGGATGTGGGCTACTGGGCCGAGCGTCGCCGGGAGAAGGAGTTCGACTTTACTGATGAGCAGCTGCGTCCTTACTTTCCGCTGCCGCGCGTGCTGGAGGGGCTGTTCTCGCTGACCGAGCGTCTGTTTGGAGTGACGATCGCCGAGGCCTCCGACAATGCTCCCGTCTGGCATGCCGACGTGCGGTTCTACCGTGTCAAAAACCAGGCCGGCGAACCGGTAGCGGCGTTCTATCTGGATCCCTATTCTCGCCCGGCCGAGAAACGGGGCGGCGCCTGGATGGATAACTGTCTGGGCCGTCGCAGGATTGCCGGCGGCTTGCGGCTGCCGGTCGTTTATCTGTGCTGCAACGGCACCCCGCCGGTGGGCGACACCCCGTCGCTGATGAGTTTTGGCGAGGTCGAAACACTGTTCCACGAATTCGGCCATGGCCTGCAGGGGATGCTGACAACGGTTGACACTGCCGAGGTCGCCGGCGTGAATGGCATTGAATGGGACGCCGTGGAGATCGCCAGCCAGTTCATGGAGAACTGGTGCTACCACAAGCCGACGCTGGTCGGACTGACCCGCCATGTGGAAACGGGCGAACCGCTGCCTGACGAGCTGTTTGACAAGCTGTGCGCCGCCCGCACCTTTATGGCCGGCTCGCAGTTCATGCGGCAACTGGCGATGGGCGTCGGCGACATGCGGCTGCATACCGAGTACGATCCGACGGGCGAGGAAAGCCCGCATGACCTGTTCTCCCGCACCCTCCGCGAGTACAGCGTGCTGGCTCCGCTGCCGGACGACCGTTCGCTCTGCTCATTCGGCCACCTGTTCGCCGGCGGCTATGCGGCCGGTTACTACAGTTATAAATGGTCCGAGGTGTTGAGCGCGGACGCCTTTGGCGCCTTTGAAGAAGCGGGCCTCGACAACGAACAGGCGCTGGCCGAACTGGGCGCCCATTACCGGGACACCATCCTGGCCCAGGGCGGTTCCCGTCCGCCGATGGAGGTCTACCAGGACTTCCGCGGCCGCGAGCCGAACACGACCGCTCTCTTGCGACATAACGGCCTGGCGTAA
- a CDS encoding ABC transporter ATP-binding protein, with product MTSNDETTPSPAPGDSDHSSGASDGPHREQHVGIGDVLDHVRQPAEATRPTVVEFRNVSKIYNAGKDNAFTAIQNVNFVVEDLPDKGEFIAILGPSGCGKSTILRLIAGLSPQHPPTTGEVLVVGDPVLGPGADRGMVFQDYTSFDHRTVLENVTFGLECQGVNRRTREELGRIWIERVGLNVASDAGKYPHELSGGMRQRVAIARTLILRPRIILMDEPFGALDPNTRLNMQDLLVSLWREVEATVFFITHSIEEAVYLGDRIYLMSNSPGTIFEELEVEPPHESAREMQRRPQFQDTVYYIRDIITQMESEQEARQASGG from the coding sequence GTGACCTCGAACGATGAAACCACGCCCTCGCCTGCGCCGGGCGACTCCGACCACTCCAGCGGTGCGTCTGACGGCCCACATCGGGAACAGCACGTCGGCATAGGCGACGTGCTGGATCATGTGCGCCAGCCCGCGGAAGCGACGCGACCGACCGTCGTGGAGTTTCGCAACGTCAGCAAGATTTATAATGCCGGTAAAGATAACGCTTTTACGGCGATCCAGAACGTCAACTTTGTGGTCGAGGATCTGCCCGACAAGGGCGAGTTCATCGCTATTCTGGGTCCCAGCGGTTGCGGCAAGAGCACCATTTTGCGACTGATCGCCGGTCTGAGCCCGCAGCATCCGCCGACGACGGGAGAGGTCCTGGTCGTGGGTGATCCGGTGCTGGGCCCAGGCGCCGACCGCGGCATGGTGTTTCAGGATTACACCAGCTTCGACCATCGCACCGTGCTGGAGAACGTGACCTTTGGCCTGGAATGCCAGGGCGTGAATCGCCGCACACGGGAAGAACTGGGGCGGATCTGGATCGAACGGGTCGGACTCAATGTGGCCAGCGACGCCGGGAAATACCCGCACGAGCTTTCCGGCGGGATGCGCCAGCGGGTGGCGATCGCCCGCACGCTGATCCTGCGGCCGCGTATCATTTTAATGGATGAGCCGTTTGGCGCCCTGGACCCGAACACCCGGCTGAACATGCAGGACCTGCTGGTTTCGCTGTGGCGCGAGGTGGAAGCGACGGTGTTTTTCATTACGCATTCGATCGAAGAAGCCGTCTATCTGGGGGACCGCATCTATCTGATGTCGAACTCACCGGGTACGATTTTTGAAGAACTGGAAGTCGAGCCGCCGCACGAGTCCGCGCGGGAGATGCAACGCCGCCCTCAGTTCCAGGACACCGTTTACTACATCCGCGATATCATTACGCAGATGGAGTCCGAGCAAGAAGCCAGGCAGGCGTCGGGCGGCTGA
- a CDS encoding SMP-30/gluconolactonase/LRE family protein, whose amino-acid sequence MRSALPRFVVARRLLWLAAWLAAFPVAATTIAAESALTQHWIWSRAHLIPAETTSEQSGYFSLVEGKNGRLYIGTAKYGENAFLVEFDPAGSQMKVVVDAHKEAGLTAAGFAAQAKIHTRNNVGRSGKIYFATKQGYPKKGESRDAYPGGYPMVYDPETGQTRVYDIPIKGQGVISITPDESRGVAYLSTCSDERPIESTHFMILDLESGEYRDLLDCRHMYAFIVVDYLGRAYHPILGGKIARYDPRSDKLEQLTQTIDGAAVKSDSWLAKPESHPINWDIAPNRKTLYAVPMSENQLYAYDLAAAGNRLTGRSLGPLIADATKTDCRAMCVGPDGVVWAGVVATFPGRGQELHLVSYQPGAAAAVDHGPIAVGNPEAIHTTGPDGKTLPHHHGYHQLPDGVLLPRYTIMGIAAARDGTVYLTTLYPFTLHAIRIPEVAAVVTAYYHNSHADMLASRMLETDTLDSTGRWPAMTLKSLYTDQQPANDTSRKLAAKYKLPRYDSVAGALTRGGKELAVDGVLLIAEHGEYPESATGSIQYPKRKLFEQIVKVMDDSGRTAPVFCDKHLADTWADAKWIYDTAKAKNIPLMAGSSLPVTWRHPPADVEREAKLKQVLVVSYHRLDTYGFHALEIAQCLAERRAGGETGVKRVRCLTGDQVWQAGKQGVYDPALLEEALGRLTHRYGPRNKPLSDFVHDPTCFVIEYRDGLRVCVLTLNGAGAEWTAAWRYPSGESASTLFYTQEARPFQHFHYQFLGVEKFMQTGKPAWPVERTLLTTGLLDELLLSKKAKGAWRNTPHLLLRYQTDWNWQQPPPPPPDRPIPGQ is encoded by the coding sequence ATGCGATCTGCTCTTCCCCGTTTTGTCGTCGCCAGGCGATTGCTCTGGCTGGCCGCCTGGCTGGCCGCGTTCCCTGTCGCCGCGACGACCATTGCCGCCGAGTCGGCCCTGACGCAGCACTGGATCTGGTCGCGCGCGCATCTGATCCCCGCCGAAACGACCAGCGAGCAGAGCGGCTATTTCTCGCTGGTGGAAGGGAAGAACGGCCGCCTGTATATCGGCACGGCCAAATACGGCGAGAACGCCTTCCTGGTCGAGTTCGACCCGGCCGGCTCACAAATGAAGGTCGTGGTCGACGCCCACAAGGAAGCCGGTCTCACGGCCGCCGGATTCGCAGCGCAGGCCAAAATCCACACGCGGAACAACGTTGGCCGTAGCGGGAAGATCTACTTCGCCACCAAGCAGGGCTACCCGAAAAAAGGCGAATCCCGCGACGCCTACCCGGGCGGATACCCCATGGTCTACGATCCGGAAACAGGCCAGACGCGCGTCTATGACATCCCGATCAAGGGCCAGGGCGTCATCAGCATCACGCCCGACGAATCGCGCGGCGTGGCGTATCTGTCGACCTGTTCCGACGAGCGGCCAATCGAGAGCACGCACTTCATGATCCTGGATCTGGAGTCAGGCGAGTACCGCGATCTGCTCGACTGCCGGCACATGTACGCCTTTATTGTGGTCGATTACCTGGGCAGGGCGTACCATCCGATCCTTGGCGGCAAGATCGCCCGCTACGACCCCCGCAGCGACAAGCTGGAACAGCTCACGCAAACAATCGACGGCGCCGCGGTCAAGTCCGACAGCTGGCTGGCAAAGCCCGAGTCGCACCCGATCAACTGGGACATCGCCCCCAACCGGAAAACACTCTACGCCGTGCCGATGAGCGAGAACCAGCTGTACGCCTACGACCTGGCCGCGGCAGGCAACCGGCTGACCGGCCGCAGCCTGGGCCCGTTAATCGCTGACGCGACGAAGACCGACTGCCGCGCCATGTGCGTCGGTCCCGACGGAGTGGTTTGGGCCGGCGTCGTGGCGACCTTTCCCGGTCGCGGGCAAGAGCTGCACCTGGTCAGCTATCAGCCTGGCGCCGCGGCGGCCGTCGATCATGGGCCGATCGCCGTCGGTAACCCGGAGGCGATCCACACCACCGGCCCCGACGGCAAAACGCTGCCGCATCATCATGGGTATCACCAGCTGCCCGACGGCGTGCTGCTGCCGCGGTACACCATCATGGGCATCGCCGCCGCCCGGGACGGCACGGTCTATCTGACGACCCTGTATCCGTTCACGCTGCACGCGATCCGTATCCCCGAGGTGGCCGCGGTCGTCACGGCCTACTACCACAACTCACACGCCGATATGCTCGCCAGCCGGATGCTGGAAACGGATACGCTCGACAGCACAGGGCGCTGGCCCGCGATGACGCTGAAATCGCTCTACACCGACCAGCAGCCGGCCAACGACACCAGCCGCAAACTGGCGGCCAAATACAAGCTTCCGCGATACGATTCGGTCGCCGGCGCTTTGACCCGGGGCGGCAAAGAGTTAGCTGTCGACGGCGTGCTGTTGATCGCCGAACATGGCGAGTATCCGGAATCCGCGACGGGCAGCATCCAGTACCCCAAACGGAAGCTGTTCGAACAGATCGTCAAAGTGATGGACGACTCCGGCCGCACGGCGCCGGTGTTCTGCGACAAGCACCTGGCCGACACCTGGGCCGACGCCAAATGGATCTATGACACGGCGAAAGCGAAAAACATTCCGCTGATGGCGGGCTCCTCCCTGCCGGTTACCTGGCGCCATCCGCCGGCCGACGTCGAACGCGAGGCGAAGCTCAAACAGGTTCTGGTGGTGTCGTACCACCGCCTGGATACGTACGGCTTCCACGCCCTGGAGATTGCCCAGTGTCTGGCGGAACGCCGGGCCGGCGGAGAGACGGGCGTCAAACGGGTCCGCTGTCTCACGGGCGATCAGGTCTGGCAGGCCGGTAAACAGGGCGTGTACGATCCGGCCCTGCTGGAAGAAGCGTTAGGCCGCTTGACGCATCGCTACGGACCGCGGAACAAACCGCTGTCCGACTTTGTCCACGACCCGACCTGCTTTGTGATCGAGTATCGCGATGGGCTCCGCGTCTGCGTGCTGACGCTCAACGGCGCCGGCGCCGAGTGGACGGCCGCCTGGCGATACCCGTCGGGAGAATCAGCGTCCACGCTGTTCTACACCCAGGAGGCCCGGCCGTTCCAGCACTTTCATTACCAGTTCCTGGGCGTCGAGAAGTTCATGCAGACCGGCAAGCCTGCCTGGCCTGTCGAACGCACCCTGCTGACGACCGGCCTGCTCGACGAACTGCTGCTTTCCAAAAAGGCGAAAGGCGCCTGGCGAAACACGCCGCACCTGCTGCTGCGATATCAAACCGACTGGAACTGGCAGCAACCCCCGCCACCACCGCCCGACCGCCCCATACCGGGACAGTAA
- a CDS encoding cupin domain-containing protein: protein MSDYFISPSERVRHNIFPGVDIFTAAGEQLMLSYVVFEPGAVVEEHSHPHEQMGLLLEGEMIFIIGGERRTLQPGDMWRIPGGVPHSAIACDNKVVALDVFHPVREDYR, encoded by the coding sequence ATGAGCGATTATTTTATTTCTCCCAGTGAACGCGTTCGTCATAACATTTTTCCCGGCGTGGATATTTTCACGGCGGCGGGCGAGCAATTGATGCTGTCGTATGTCGTGTTTGAGCCGGGCGCCGTGGTCGAAGAACACAGCCACCCTCACGAACAGATGGGCCTGTTGCTGGAAGGGGAGATGATCTTCATCATCGGTGGCGAACGACGCACCCTGCAGCCCGGCGACATGTGGCGTATCCCCGGCGGCGTGCCGCACAGCGCGATCGCCTGCGACAACAAAGTCGTCGCGCTGGATGTGTTCCATCCCGTGCGGGAAGACTACCGGTAG
- the thiO gene encoding glycine oxidase ThiO: MHCLLIGGGVIGLSLARVLAGEGVQVTVLDRGPLGREASWAGAGILPPSSNLPGAHPFERLRTLANQLHPQWAAELQEETGLDNGFRRSGGIYLARSVGEAASLKGLQGVFADEHIEVESLTPDAAAQLEPVLRPLVDAGQLRAAFLLPGETQIRNPVHLQALIASCQLRGVELRPHVEALNFDIYGDRIQAVETSAGRMEVDLVCLTAGAWSQQLLQQLGARTSILPIRGQMILYRLPQRAFTHVLNEGPRYLTPRDDGRVLAGSTEEEAGFDKSNTAEGVADLRAFAETIVPALREAVIEKTWAGLRPAVFDGFPYMGPIPRLTNAFASAGHYRSGLHLSPAVSMELASLILGRPTQVELSTFQVARG; the protein is encoded by the coding sequence ATGCACTGTCTGCTGATTGGCGGCGGGGTGATCGGCCTGTCGCTGGCCCGTGTGCTCGCAGGCGAGGGCGTTCAAGTAACGGTCCTTGATCGCGGTCCGCTCGGCCGCGAAGCGTCGTGGGCGGGCGCCGGGATTCTCCCGCCGTCCAGCAATCTGCCGGGCGCCCATCCGTTTGAGCGTTTGCGAACGCTGGCCAACCAGTTGCATCCGCAATGGGCCGCAGAGCTGCAGGAAGAAACGGGGCTGGACAACGGCTTCCGTCGCAGCGGCGGGATCTATCTGGCCCGGAGCGTCGGCGAAGCGGCTTCGCTGAAAGGCCTCCAGGGCGTCTTTGCCGACGAACATATCGAGGTCGAGTCGCTCACGCCCGACGCCGCCGCCCAATTGGAGCCCGTCCTGCGGCCGCTCGTCGATGCGGGCCAGTTGCGGGCCGCCTTTTTGCTTCCAGGCGAAACCCAGATTCGTAACCCGGTGCATCTGCAGGCGCTGATCGCCTCGTGCCAGTTACGGGGAGTGGAACTGCGGCCGCACGTCGAAGCGCTGAATTTCGACATTTACGGTGATCGCATCCAGGCGGTGGAAACGAGCGCCGGACGGATGGAAGTCGATCTGGTCTGCCTGACCGCAGGCGCCTGGTCGCAACAACTACTGCAGCAGTTGGGCGCCCGGACCAGTATCCTGCCGATTCGCGGACAGATGATCCTGTATCGGCTGCCGCAAAGGGCGTTCACCCATGTGCTGAATGAGGGGCCGCGGTACCTGACGCCGCGCGACGACGGCCGCGTGCTGGCCGGATCGACCGAAGAAGAGGCCGGTTTCGACAAGAGCAATACGGCCGAAGGCGTCGCCGACTTGCGGGCCTTTGCAGAAACGATCGTGCCCGCCCTGCGTGAAGCGGTCATTGAGAAAACCTGGGCCGGCCTGCGTCCGGCCGTGTTCGACGGCTTCCCTTATATGGGACCGATCCCCCGGCTGACGAACGCGTTCGCCTCCGCCGGGCACTATCGCAGCGGTTTGCACCTGTCGCCGGCCGTCTCGATGGAGCTGGCGTCGTTGATCCTGGGGCGTCCCACGCAGGTGGAACTCTCCACGTTCCAGGTCGCCCGCGGCTAA